Proteins from a single region of Haloarcula laminariae:
- the ilvN gene encoding acetolactate synthase small subunit: MTGGMPGPSPHDRMQPEGRRNSQGIRIDPEAEATHEPRQAVLSALVKHKPGVLSEVSALFSRRQFNIESLTVGPTVDADTARMTILIEEPEPGIDQAKKQLRKLVPVIEVTELDPTALRRELALIKVGGEKPDDVNAVAEMYDGQAVDASTESVTVEITGSKQKIDAAVEAFKQFDVQEVVRTGAAALERGPRTLNKHD; the protein is encoded by the coding sequence ATGACTGGTGGAATGCCCGGCCCATCGCCACACGACCGGATGCAGCCGGAGGGGCGACGGAACTCACAGGGTATCCGAATCGACCCCGAGGCGGAAGCGACTCACGAACCGCGCCAGGCCGTGCTGTCGGCGCTGGTCAAACACAAGCCCGGCGTGCTGTCGGAGGTCTCGGCGCTGTTCTCCCGGCGGCAGTTCAACATCGAAAGCCTCACCGTGGGGCCGACGGTCGATGCGGACACGGCCCGGATGACAATCCTCATCGAGGAGCCCGAACCCGGCATCGACCAGGCGAAAAAGCAGCTGCGGAAGCTGGTTCCGGTCATCGAGGTGACGGAGCTGGACCCGACAGCGCTCCGCCGGGAGCTCGCGCTCATCAAGGTCGGTGGGGAGAAACCCGACGACGTCAACGCCGTGGCGGAGATGTACGACGGCCAGGCCGTCGACGCCTCCACGGAGTCGGTGACAGTCGAAATCACGGGTAGCAAGCAGAAAATCGACGCTGCCGTCGAGGCGTTCAAACAGTTCGACGTGCAGGAAGTCGTGCGGACGGGGGCCGCCGCGCTGGAACGAGGCCCCAGGACACTGAACAAACATGACTGA
- the ilvC gene encoding ketol-acid reductoisomerase, translating to MTDELDTTVYYDDDADVSHVTDETVAVLGYGSQGHAHALNLHDSGVDVIVGLRKGSSSREDAKASGLTVKTPDAAAAEADRVVMLVPDTVQPAVYEAISDGLEPGDTLQFAHGFNIHYGQIEPQEGVDVTMVAPKSPGHLVRRTYDRGEGTPGLIAVYQDASGEAKEGALSYAKAIGCTRAGVIETTFQEEVETDLFGEQAVLCGGVTEMVKVGFETLVDAGYSPEMAYFECLNELKLIVDLMYEGGHMEMWNSVSDTAEYGGLTRGEEVINREGMEKILEEVQNGEFAREWITENQANRPSYKQYRQAEQDHEIEQVGAELRSLFSWDDEQEETEVPADD from the coding sequence ATGACTGACGAACTCGACACAACAGTCTACTACGACGACGACGCCGACGTATCGCACGTAACCGACGAGACGGTAGCCGTCCTGGGCTACGGTTCCCAGGGCCACGCCCACGCGCTGAACCTCCACGACTCCGGTGTCGACGTCATCGTCGGCCTCCGCAAGGGGTCGTCCTCGCGCGAGGACGCCAAGGCCTCGGGGCTGACGGTCAAGACGCCCGACGCGGCGGCCGCGGAGGCCGACCGCGTCGTCATGCTGGTCCCCGACACCGTCCAGCCGGCGGTGTACGAGGCCATCTCGGACGGGCTGGAACCCGGCGACACGCTGCAGTTCGCCCACGGGTTCAACATCCACTACGGCCAGATAGAGCCCCAGGAGGGCGTCGACGTGACGATGGTCGCCCCCAAGTCCCCCGGCCACCTCGTGCGCCGCACCTACGACCGCGGCGAGGGGACCCCGGGACTCATCGCGGTGTACCAGGACGCCAGCGGCGAGGCGAAGGAGGGCGCGCTCTCCTACGCCAAGGCCATCGGCTGCACCCGCGCGGGCGTCATCGAGACGACGTTCCAGGAAGAGGTCGAGACGGACCTCTTCGGCGAGCAGGCCGTCCTCTGTGGCGGCGTCACGGAGATGGTGAAGGTCGGCTTCGAGACGCTCGTCGACGCGGGCTACTCCCCGGAGATGGCCTACTTCGAGTGTCTCAACGAGCTGAAGCTCATCGTGGACCTGATGTACGAGGGTGGCCACATGGAGATGTGGAACTCAGTCTCCGACACCGCCGAGTACGGCGGCCTCACCCGCGGCGAGGAAGTCATCAACCGCGAGGGGATGGAGAAGATACTCGAAGAGGTCCAGAACGGCGAGTTCGCCCGCGAGTGGATCACCGAGAACCAGGCCAACCGGCCCAGCTACAAGCAGTACCGGCAGGCCGAACAGGACCACGAGATAGAACAGGTCGGCGCCGAACTGCGTTCGCTGTTCTCGTGGGACGACGAGCAAGAAGAGACGGAAGTGCCGGCCGACGACTGA
- a CDS encoding isocitrate/isopropylmalate dehydrogenase family protein: MTHEIAVVPGDGIGQEVTPAAVDVLEAVETVDFEFVYGDAGDAVKAETGEALPQETRDIAADADATLFGAAGETAADVILPLREVVGSFANVRPARSYPGLDAVQPDTDIVFIRENTEGVYSGIESEITDGVRTLTRVVTEDASEKIAEFGFDYAKRNGYDDVTIAHKANVMRETDGLFLDTASAVGEDRDADYDTALMDALAMHLVMTPENYDVIICPNLAGDVLSDLAAGLVGGLGLLPSANVGEDNALFEPVHGSAPDIAGEGVANPSAMVLSAAMLLDHLGYDDEGDQVRAAVESVLESGPKTPDLGGDAGTEAVTEAIVDEL, translated from the coding sequence ATGACACACGAGATTGCGGTCGTCCCCGGCGACGGTATCGGCCAGGAGGTCACGCCCGCTGCCGTCGACGTGCTAGAGGCGGTAGAGACAGTCGATTTCGAGTTCGTCTACGGCGACGCGGGCGACGCCGTCAAAGCCGAGACCGGCGAGGCGCTCCCACAGGAGACGCGTGACATCGCCGCCGACGCCGACGCGACGCTGTTCGGCGCGGCCGGCGAGACGGCCGCCGACGTCATCCTCCCGCTGCGGGAGGTCGTCGGCTCCTTCGCTAACGTCCGCCCGGCCCGCTCGTACCCCGGCCTAGACGCCGTCCAGCCCGACACGGACATCGTCTTCATCCGCGAAAACACCGAGGGCGTCTACTCGGGCATCGAGAGCGAGATAACCGACGGCGTGCGGACGCTGACCCGCGTCGTCACCGAGGACGCCTCGGAGAAGATAGCCGAGTTCGGCTTCGACTACGCGAAACGGAACGGCTACGACGACGTGACCATCGCCCACAAGGCAAACGTCATGCGCGAGACGGACGGGCTCTTCCTCGATACGGCCAGCGCCGTGGGCGAGGACCGCGACGCCGACTACGACACCGCGCTGATGGACGCGCTGGCGATGCACCTCGTGATGACCCCGGAGAACTACGATGTCATCATCTGCCCGAACCTCGCCGGGGACGTGCTCTCGGACCTCGCTGCCGGGCTCGTCGGCGGGCTCGGACTCCTGCCGTCGGCCAACGTCGGCGAGGACAACGCCCTGTTCGAGCCGGTCCACGGGTCGGCTCCGGACATCGCCGGCGAGGGCGTCGCGAACCCATCGGCGATGGTGCTCTCGGCCGCCATGCTGCTCGACCACCTCGGCTACGACGACGAGGGCGACCAGGTCCGGGCCGCCGTCGAATCCGTG
- the leuD gene encoding 3-isopropylmalate dehydratase small subunit, with protein MSDATEDIPEVDYVEGTGVPIRGNDIDTDQIIPARFMKVVTFDGLGEFAFFDLRFDDEDNPKDHPLNEDRFQDANIMVVNNNFGCGSSREHAPQALMRWGIDAIIGEGFAEIFAGNCLALGIPTLTADHETINALQQWVDDNPSGDIEVDVDAETVRYGGNEISVSVDNAQRQALVEGIWDTTALMKANRNAIEETASKLPYLDRTRSDIEADD; from the coding sequence ATGAGCGACGCGACCGAGGACATTCCGGAGGTCGACTACGTCGAGGGTACCGGCGTTCCCATCCGCGGGAACGACATCGACACCGACCAGATAATCCCGGCGCGGTTCATGAAGGTCGTTACCTTCGACGGACTGGGCGAGTTCGCCTTCTTCGACCTGCGCTTCGACGACGAGGACAACCCCAAGGACCACCCGCTGAACGAGGACCGGTTCCAGGACGCGAACATCATGGTGGTCAACAACAACTTCGGCTGTGGCTCCTCCCGGGAGCACGCTCCCCAGGCGCTGATGCGGTGGGGCATCGACGCCATCATCGGCGAAGGGTTCGCCGAGATTTTCGCGGGCAACTGCCTCGCGCTCGGCATCCCGACGCTGACGGCCGACCACGAGACCATCAACGCGCTCCAGCAGTGGGTCGACGACAACCCGAGCGGTGACATCGAGGTCGACGTGGACGCCGAGACGGTCCGCTACGGCGGCAACGAGATCAGCGTCTCCGTCGACAACGCCCAGCGGCAGGCCCTCGTCGAGGGCATCTGGGACACGACGGCGCTGATGAAGGCCAACCGGAACGCTATCGAGGAGACCGCCTCGAAGCTTCCGTACCTGGACCGGACGCGGTCGGACATCGAAGCGGACGATTAA
- the leuC gene encoding 3-isopropylmalate dehydratase large subunit, translating into MSENTLYDKVWDQHKVTTLPNGQDQLFVGLHLIHEVTSPQAFGMLQERGLDVARPDLTHATVDHIVPTANQDRPYSDDAAERMMAELEENVHDAGIQFSDPTTGDQGIVHVIGPEKGITQPGKTIVCGDSHTSTHGAFGALAFGIGTSQIRDVLATQTIAMEKQKVRKIEVNGELGEGVEAKDIILEIIRRLGTEGGVGYVYEYAGEAIENLDMEGRMSICNMSIEGGARAGYVNPDETTYEWLEQTDYFQEHPEKFDELKPYWESIRSDEDAEYDDVVEIDASELDPVVTWGTTPGQGIGIHDPIPAPEELAEDKQDTARRAQKHMRVEPGESMEGYDIDVAFLGSCTNARLPDLRRAARIVKGRQVADDVRAMVVPGSQRVQEAARKEGLKDIFEEAGFEWRNAGCSMCLGMNEDQLQGDEACASSSNRNFVGRQGSKDGRTVLMNPRMVAAAAITGEVSDVRDLEEVALA; encoded by the coding sequence ATGAGTGAGAATACGCTGTACGACAAGGTATGGGACCAGCACAAAGTGACGACGCTGCCGAACGGGCAGGACCAGCTGTTCGTCGGGCTCCACCTCATCCACGAGGTCACCAGCCCGCAGGCGTTCGGGATGCTCCAGGAGCGGGGCCTCGACGTCGCCCGTCCTGACCTGACTCACGCCACCGTTGACCACATCGTCCCAACGGCGAACCAGGACCGGCCCTACTCCGACGACGCCGCAGAGCGGATGATGGCCGAACTCGAGGAGAACGTACACGACGCGGGCATCCAGTTCTCCGACCCGACGACGGGCGACCAGGGTATCGTCCACGTCATCGGTCCGGAGAAGGGTATCACCCAGCCCGGCAAGACCATCGTCTGTGGCGACAGCCACACCTCCACGCACGGCGCGTTCGGCGCGCTGGCGTTCGGTATCGGGACCAGCCAGATCCGCGACGTGCTGGCCACCCAGACCATCGCGATGGAGAAACAGAAGGTCCGCAAAATCGAGGTCAACGGCGAGCTCGGCGAGGGGGTCGAAGCGAAAGATATCATCCTCGAAATCATCCGCCGGCTGGGGACCGAAGGCGGCGTCGGCTACGTCTACGAGTACGCCGGCGAGGCCATCGAGAACCTCGATATGGAAGGCCGCATGTCCATCTGTAACATGTCTATCGAGGGCGGCGCTCGCGCGGGCTACGTCAACCCCGACGAGACCACCTACGAGTGGCTCGAACAGACCGACTACTTCCAGGAGCACCCCGAGAAGTTCGACGAACTCAAACCGTACTGGGAGTCCATCCGCAGCGACGAGGACGCCGAGTACGACGACGTCGTCGAAATCGACGCCTCGGAGCTGGACCCGGTCGTCACGTGGGGGACCACGCCCGGCCAGGGTATCGGCATCCACGACCCGATTCCGGCCCCCGAGGAACTGGCCGAGGACAAGCAGGACACCGCCCGGCGCGCCCAGAAGCACATGCGCGTCGAGCCCGGCGAGTCCATGGAGGGGTACGACATCGACGTCGCCTTCCTGGGCTCCTGTACCAACGCCCGACTGCCGGACCTGCGCCGCGCCGCACGCATCGTGAAGGGGCGACAGGTCGCCGACGACGTCCGCGCGATGGTCGTCCCCGGCAGCCAGCGCGTCCAGGAAGCCGCTCGCAAAGAGGGGCTGAAGGACATCTTCGAGGAGGCCGGCTTCGAGTGGCGAAACGCCGGCTGTTCGATGTGTCTGGGTATGAACGAGGACCAGCTACAGGGCGACGAGGCCTGTGCCAGTTCCTCGAACCGGAACTTCGTCGGTCGCCAAGGGAGCAAGGACGGCCGCACCGTCCTGATGAACCCGCGGATGGTGGCCGCCGCAGCCATCACCGGTGAAGTGTCTGACGTGCGCGACTTGGAGGAGGTGGCCTTAGCATGA